One stretch of Brevibacillus laterosporus DNA includes these proteins:
- a CDS encoding ImmA/IrrE family metallo-endopeptidase: MNLELYQMTPLEDWISASYQRHGFLAPEELHLEEIAELFGGEIAFTRLPSHVRWCEKSGDFLIFLHQHLSETQRRAEFFHELCHPLRHSGNQLSLPPALRDLQEMQAGHFQLYAAMPFYLLQTLTMPRYERDWLNQLALAFRVPISLASRRWEQIKRRIWLAQEQKWNMTGYQQRGRQATDLPLQTPETRRLLIQLQQQLSKQRK; the protein is encoded by the coding sequence ATGAATCTCGAATTATATCAAATGACACCTTTAGAAGACTGGATTTCCGCTAGCTATCAAAGACATGGCTTTCTAGCCCCTGAGGAATTGCATCTAGAAGAGATTGCCGAGTTGTTTGGAGGCGAAATTGCTTTTACAAGGCTACCATCCCACGTAAGATGGTGCGAGAAAAGCGGAGACTTTCTCATTTTTTTACACCAGCATTTATCAGAAACCCAACGACGAGCAGAATTTTTTCATGAATTATGTCATCCATTGCGTCACTCTGGCAACCAGCTTTCTTTGCCACCTGCTCTGCGCGACTTACAGGAAATGCAGGCAGGTCACTTTCAACTGTACGCAGCTATGCCCTTTTATTTACTTCAGACATTAACCATGCCAAGATATGAGCGGGATTGGCTAAATCAGCTAGCTCTAGCTTTTCGCGTACCTATCTCATTGGCCTCCCGTCGATGGGAACAAATCAAGCGGCGCATCTGGTTGGCACAGGAACAAAAATGGAATATGACGGGTTATCAGCAAAGAGGAAGACAAGCTACTGATCTTCCTCTCCAAACTCCCGAAACGAGACGCTTGCTTATTCAATTGCAACAACAATTATCTAAACAACGAAAGTAG
- a CDS encoding MarR family transcriptional regulator encodes MTKQIVSEDSIGFMLGQTYRKIVYLLSSRLKDFDITTEQFSLLYQLDKQDGINQKELAHRTSKDQPTTTRILDVLYKKGLIHKKTSENDRRAFLLFLTDAGKEMVKQTLPIEQQTIQEALHHISDADLAFMKQLLQQMSENAQKQIES; translated from the coding sequence TTGACCAAACAAATTGTATCCGAGGATTCTATAGGCTTTATGCTGGGGCAGACCTACCGCAAAATCGTTTATCTGCTCTCTTCGCGCTTAAAGGACTTTGATATTACTACCGAGCAATTTTCACTTTTGTATCAATTGGATAAACAAGACGGTATTAATCAAAAAGAACTAGCACATCGCACATCCAAAGATCAACCGACTACAACCCGAATTTTGGATGTACTCTATAAAAAAGGATTGATTCACAAAAAAACGTCCGAAAATGATCGTCGCGCTTTTTTGCTTTTTTTAACCGATGCTGGCAAAGAAATGGTCAAACAAACACTTCCCATCGAGCAGCAAACCATTCAGGAAGCACTTCACCACATTTCGGATGCTGATCTGGCGTTTATGAAACAGCTTTTACAACAAATGAGTGAGAATGCTCAAAAACAGATAGAGTCTTAG
- a CDS encoding MFS transporter translates to MLGEQEKLWSKKFILLTVCNLLLFLNLQMILPAFPAYVKETFHANDFMISLVTSLFALSAIVTRLFAGELLKRGKMTFLLFSGLAIAALSTAGYYWCGTIAMLLVMRVCYGIGFGMSSTTFPTMVSHVIPIRRIGEGMGYFGLSTSLAMSIAPMIGLWVLATYGFGALTTSSTLLIFLIFPLLYLVLPKENHVATTNTEPIMQTDVKAFNTQSVLESVPSSRASFLDKNILLPCFLNLLLSVTYGGLLSFLALFGKEMQIDNVGNFFLFNALAILCIRPLSGKIFDQKGHIAVLIPGALLVIAGLLSLSFTTGMIGLICSAVLYGLGYGTLQPSMQAWIIKEVSPDKRGMANAAFLNSIDLGVAIGSMLLGVVASSANYAIMYRISALAMVTYVLAYLFFLMTRGRRMKRELAKHAENVKL, encoded by the coding sequence TTGTTAGGAGAACAAGAGAAACTTTGGTCTAAAAAATTTATACTGTTAACTGTCTGTAATCTGTTGTTATTTCTTAACTTACAAATGATCCTCCCCGCTTTTCCGGCCTATGTCAAAGAGACCTTCCATGCTAATGACTTTATGATCAGTCTAGTGACAAGTCTCTTTGCCTTGTCTGCCATTGTGACACGGTTATTCGCAGGTGAGTTGCTGAAGCGTGGTAAGATGACCTTCTTACTATTCTCAGGATTAGCAATTGCCGCCCTCTCTACAGCCGGTTACTATTGGTGTGGAACCATAGCCATGTTGCTTGTTATGCGAGTTTGCTACGGAATCGGCTTTGGGATGTCCAGTACAACCTTCCCCACGATGGTTTCCCACGTCATTCCGATTCGCCGTATTGGAGAAGGGATGGGTTACTTCGGTTTATCTACAAGCCTAGCCATGTCTATTGCGCCGATGATTGGACTATGGGTATTAGCAACGTATGGCTTTGGAGCATTGACTACCTCTTCTACTCTGTTGATTTTCTTGATCTTCCCTTTGCTGTACCTAGTTTTGCCAAAAGAAAATCATGTAGCTACTACAAATACCGAACCCATTATGCAAACAGACGTTAAGGCGTTCAACACGCAATCAGTACTAGAATCTGTACCATCCAGCCGCGCTTCATTTCTGGATAAAAACATCTTGCTTCCCTGCTTTTTAAACCTCTTGCTGTCAGTTACTTATGGCGGCTTACTTAGCTTTTTAGCTTTATTCGGAAAAGAAATGCAGATCGACAATGTAGGTAACTTCTTTTTGTTTAACGCGCTAGCAATTCTGTGCATTCGCCCGCTATCTGGCAAAATCTTTGACCAAAAAGGACATATAGCTGTTCTGATTCCTGGTGCTTTGCTAGTCATCGCTGGTCTACTATCCCTCTCCTTCACTACTGGTATGATAGGTCTTATCTGTTCGGCTGTATTGTATGGTTTAGGCTACGGAACCTTGCAGCCTTCTATGCAAGCTTGGATCATTAAGGAAGTGAGCCCCGATAAGCGAGGAATGGCTAACGCTGCTTTTCTCAACTCTATTGACTTGGGAGTTGCGATCGGTTCTATGTTGCTCGGCGTAGTAGCATCTAGTGCCAATTATGCGATCATGTATCGAATCTCCGCTTTAGCCATGGTGACCTATGTGCTAGCTTACCTGTTCTTCTTAATGACACGTGGGAGACGCATGAAGCGAGAGCTAGCTAAACACGCTGAGAACGTAAAGCTGTAG
- a CDS encoding DNA polymerase IV, translating to MNKKRVIFLIDMQSFYASVEKAANPDLRDQAVVVAGDPKRRSGVILAACPLAKAYGVTTAEPLWQAEQKCRHLVVVRPRMQRYLEVAAQITLIFESFTDLVEPFSIDEQFLDITGSLRLFGTDPEVIATKIRQRVLMETGVVCRVGIGENKALAKMACDMAKKRENGIFCLKKAELDETLWQLPIEKLFGVGSRMKRHLHRMGLYKIGQLAETSLEVMIKRFGVNGEVLWRTAHGIDESPVSVKAHDVQKGIGHHMTLPRDYHTAAEIKVVLLELCEEVCRRARSKERMGWVISVGCRGADFDVPTGFSRQMKMLEPTNDAMTIYAVVLELFERHWEHSPVRSVGVHIGQLTPDDVCQLSLFEDKMKKRSLAYTMDGIRSRFGNDAIIRAVSVLSAGQVKERAHKIGGHYK from the coding sequence ATGAACAAGAAGCGGGTGATTTTTCTAATCGATATGCAAAGCTTTTACGCAAGCGTTGAGAAAGCAGCCAATCCGGATCTTCGTGATCAAGCGGTCGTGGTGGCTGGTGATCCGAAGAGGCGGAGCGGTGTGATACTAGCTGCTTGTCCATTAGCAAAAGCATATGGCGTGACCACAGCAGAGCCTTTGTGGCAAGCCGAACAAAAATGCCGTCATCTTGTGGTAGTACGCCCCCGCATGCAACGTTATTTGGAGGTAGCGGCGCAGATTACGCTTATTTTTGAATCCTTTACCGATCTAGTGGAGCCCTTTTCGATTGACGAACAGTTCCTAGATATCACGGGCAGCTTGCGGTTATTTGGTACTGATCCGGAAGTGATTGCGACTAAGATTAGACAACGTGTTCTCATGGAGACGGGTGTAGTCTGTCGAGTGGGAATTGGCGAGAATAAGGCTTTGGCTAAAATGGCGTGCGATATGGCTAAAAAGCGAGAAAATGGTATTTTTTGTCTTAAAAAAGCGGAACTAGATGAAACGCTGTGGCAGTTACCCATTGAAAAGTTGTTTGGTGTGGGCTCACGGATGAAGCGTCATCTTCATCGTATGGGTCTGTACAAAATTGGTCAGCTAGCAGAAACATCACTTGAGGTCATGATTAAGCGCTTTGGAGTAAATGGAGAAGTGCTGTGGCGGACTGCACATGGCATTGATGAGTCACCTGTGTCGGTTAAGGCGCATGATGTTCAGAAAGGAATTGGTCACCATATGACATTGCCGCGTGACTATCATACAGCGGCAGAGATTAAGGTGGTTTTGTTGGAGCTATGTGAAGAAGTGTGTCGCAGGGCTAGAAGCAAAGAACGAATGGGCTGGGTCATATCTGTTGGATGTCGAGGGGCAGATTTTGATGTGCCGACAGGTTTTTCCCGCCAAATGAAAATGCTGGAGCCTACGAACGATGCGATGACGATTTATGCAGTTGTCTTGGAGTTATTTGAGCGTCATTGGGAGCATTCCCCGGTACGTAGCGTGGGCGTTCACATTGGACAATTGACACCAGATGATGTGTGTCAGCTTAGTTTATTTGAAGACAAAATGAAAAAGCGATCTCTTGCCTACACCATGGATGGCATTCGATCTCGCTTTGGCAATGATGCGATTATACGCGCAGTCTCGGTGCTCTCGGCCGGTCAAGTGAAGGAGAGAGCACACAAGATCGGGGGACACTATAAATGA
- a CDS encoding GNAT family N-acetyltransferase — protein MDIKVRDYLDADYNEFLEMVSSLYSKDLEGQPMNRTKVNATINECKKNPQKVRIIILLNNNEIIGYSILAYFWSNEYGGNILFIDELYVKEDSRSRGIGAYFLNCIEKMDNIVALQLETNPSNKRVFNYYTRLGFEVVGNTQLIKTKGY, from the coding sequence ATGGATATAAAGGTAAGGGATTATTTGGATGCTGACTATAATGAATTTCTTGAAATGGTAAGTTCCCTCTATAGCAAAGATCTTGAAGGTCAACCAATGAACCGTACGAAAGTAAACGCTACTATTAACGAGTGTAAAAAAAATCCACAAAAGGTTCGGATTATCATTTTATTAAACAACAATGAAATTATCGGATATTCAATACTGGCTTACTTTTGGAGTAACGAGTATGGTGGAAACATTCTATTCATAGATGAGTTATACGTTAAAGAAGATTCTAGAAGTAGAGGGATAGGTGCTTATTTTCTTAATTGTATAGAGAAAATGGATAATATCGTAGCCCTTCAGCTAGAAACAAATCCTTCCAATAAGAGGGTGTTTAACTATTACACAAGATTAGGGTTTGAAGTTGTGGGAAATACTCAATTGATCAAAACTAAAGGATACTAA
- the recG gene encoding ATP-dependent DNA helicase RecG: MIDLLAGPVSNLHGIGEERAKDLEALGIYSIKDLVEYFPSRYEDYRIRDLTEVKHEERVTLVGTVYGEPSVRFFGKKKSRISVKIVMDRVVVTAVWFNQMYVKTQLSPGKEIVVTGKWDKHKLQITVSEMTQKDSPRAQKRNDLVPVYPLSAGINLLFLRKTIQRALEKYGKLIPEILPQELLERYRLLPRHEAIELIHFPGDAQEGHQARRRIMFEELFLFQVKMQAFRRITRQQTEGITQAIPLELVRKFVCSLPFPLTGAQKRVVKEVLDDMQAPYAMNRLLQGDVGSGKTVVAAIALYATVKAGYQGALMVPTEILAEQHLHSLKNLLEPLGLQIALLSGSVTGKRRRELLEALQTGTLDVVVGTHALIQDDVFFSKLGLVITDEQHRFGVEQRRVLRNKGLYPDVLFMTATPIPRTLAITAFGDMDVSVIDEMPAGRKPVETSWAKHEQFHQVLERMRAELSQGRQAYVICPLIEESDKLDVQNAIDVHAQLSMYFQEYQVGLMHGRLPSKEKDAVMQLFASAKTQILVSTTVVEVGVNVPNATFMVIYDAERFGLAQLHQLRGRVGRGADQSYCVLIADPKSEVGKERMRVMCETNDGFELSQRDLELRGPGDFFGTKQSGVPDFKVADLLSDYKALEVARQEAAVMVNTDKFWSEPAYAYLRAYLREQGILDGTVLD, from the coding sequence ATGATTGATTTGTTAGCTGGTCCTGTTAGCAACCTGCACGGAATTGGGGAAGAGAGGGCCAAAGATTTAGAGGCGTTGGGCATCTACAGCATCAAGGATTTAGTAGAGTATTTTCCGTCGCGCTATGAAGATTATCGCATTCGCGATTTAACTGAAGTGAAACATGAGGAGAGGGTTACTCTTGTAGGCACAGTCTACGGCGAACCCTCTGTTCGCTTTTTTGGCAAAAAAAAATCACGGATCAGCGTCAAAATTGTCATGGATCGCGTAGTGGTTACGGCTGTTTGGTTTAACCAAATGTATGTTAAAACGCAGTTATCTCCAGGTAAAGAGATCGTGGTGACAGGTAAGTGGGACAAGCATAAATTACAAATTACCGTGAGTGAAATGACACAAAAGGATTCACCGCGGGCGCAAAAACGCAATGATCTAGTCCCTGTTTACCCTTTAAGTGCGGGCATCAATCTTTTATTTTTACGAAAAACCATCCAGCGTGCTCTTGAGAAATACGGTAAGCTGATTCCGGAAATTTTGCCTCAGGAACTTCTGGAACGCTACCGCTTGTTGCCACGTCATGAGGCGATAGAGTTGATCCATTTTCCGGGGGATGCACAAGAAGGGCATCAAGCTCGTCGGCGAATTATGTTTGAAGAGCTATTTTTGTTTCAAGTGAAAATGCAGGCTTTTCGCCGTATAACACGCCAGCAGACCGAGGGGATTACCCAAGCCATTCCATTGGAGTTAGTGCGAAAATTCGTGTGTTCCCTACCGTTTCCGTTAACGGGAGCTCAGAAACGTGTGGTAAAAGAGGTGCTAGACGATATGCAGGCACCCTATGCGATGAATCGTTTATTGCAAGGAGACGTAGGCTCAGGTAAAACAGTAGTAGCAGCCATTGCCCTGTATGCCACAGTTAAGGCTGGCTACCAAGGGGCTTTAATGGTGCCGACAGAAATTTTGGCCGAACAGCATCTGCATTCATTAAAAAATTTATTAGAACCATTGGGGCTACAGATTGCATTGTTATCAGGCTCTGTTACAGGCAAAAGACGTCGAGAGCTTCTTGAGGCTTTGCAAACAGGTACTCTAGATGTAGTAGTTGGTACGCACGCACTTATTCAGGACGATGTATTTTTCTCCAAGCTGGGTCTGGTGATAACAGATGAGCAGCATCGTTTTGGAGTAGAACAAAGGCGTGTGTTACGTAACAAGGGACTCTATCCAGATGTTTTGTTCATGACAGCCACACCGATCCCACGTACGTTGGCAATCACGGCTTTTGGCGATATGGATGTCTCTGTAATCGATGAGATGCCTGCCGGACGTAAACCAGTAGAGACTTCATGGGCTAAGCATGAGCAGTTTCATCAGGTGTTAGAACGGATGCGGGCAGAATTATCACAAGGTCGCCAAGCTTATGTAATCTGTCCCTTGATTGAAGAATCGGACAAGCTGGATGTGCAAAATGCGATTGATGTGCATGCGCAATTAAGTATGTATTTTCAGGAGTATCAAGTGGGCTTGATGCATGGTCGTTTACCGTCCAAGGAGAAGGATGCAGTCATGCAGTTGTTTGCTAGTGCAAAAACCCAAATTCTTGTTTCTACGACCGTTGTAGAGGTTGGGGTAAACGTGCCCAATGCAACCTTCATGGTCATTTATGATGCCGAGCGATTTGGTCTTGCCCAGTTGCATCAGTTGCGGGGGCGTGTTGGTCGTGGTGCAGATCAGTCGTATTGTGTGCTCATTGCCGATCCGAAATCGGAAGTTGGAAAAGAACGGATGCGTGTCATGTGTGAAACGAACGACGGTTTTGAATTATCTCAACGCGACTTGGAACTGCGAGGTCCGGGTGATTTCTTTGGAACCAAGCAGAGCGGGGTGCCTGACTTTAAGGTAGCAGATTTACTCAGTGACTATAAAGCATTGGAGGTAGCTCGCCAGGAAGCAGCGGTTATGGTTAACACAGATAAGTTTTGGTCAGAGCCTGCGTATGCATATTTGCGCGCATACTTGCGAGAGCAGGGAATTTTGGATGGTACAGTTCTAGATTAG
- the sdaAA gene encoding L-serine ammonia-lyase, iron-sulfur-dependent, subunit alpha, translating to MFRNVAELVELAESQGKPISQIMIDAEMNFSERSRESIMEEMYRNLDVMEKAVQRGLTEDIRSHSGLTGGDAKRLQQYMKEKPFLSGKTLLNAVSMSVAVNEVNAAMGTIVATPTAGACGIVPGTLFAVSGKLNPTREEMVNYLFAAGAIGYCIANNAFISGAAGGCQAEVGSATAMAAAAIVEMAGGTPKESAQAVAIALKNMLGLVCDPVAGLVEVPCVKRNAMGAAIATVAADMAMAGIKSVIPADEVILAMYRIGCSMPNTLKETAQGGLADTKTGRAIEAKIFGVPVNQHD from the coding sequence ATGTTTCGCAATGTAGCAGAGCTAGTGGAACTGGCGGAATCACAAGGAAAGCCCATTTCTCAAATCATGATTGATGCAGAGATGAACTTTTCTGAGCGGTCTCGTGAGTCTATTATGGAAGAGATGTATCGCAATCTGGATGTGATGGAAAAAGCGGTGCAACGGGGATTGACCGAAGATATTCGTTCGCATAGTGGTCTGACTGGTGGAGACGCTAAAAGGTTGCAACAATATATGAAGGAAAAACCGTTTTTATCAGGTAAAACGTTGTTAAATGCTGTAAGTATGTCTGTCGCTGTGAATGAAGTGAACGCGGCGATGGGGACGATTGTTGCCACACCAACAGCAGGTGCCTGTGGAATTGTACCTGGAACATTGTTTGCTGTATCAGGAAAGCTGAACCCGACGCGCGAGGAGATGGTGAATTATCTTTTTGCAGCGGGGGCGATTGGATATTGCATTGCCAACAATGCTTTTATTTCGGGAGCGGCTGGTGGTTGTCAAGCGGAGGTAGGATCTGCGACAGCGATGGCAGCAGCAGCGATCGTTGAAATGGCTGGAGGTACACCAAAGGAATCAGCACAAGCGGTGGCAATAGCTTTGAAGAATATGCTTGGTTTGGTCTGTGATCCGGTAGCTGGTTTGGTTGAGGTTCCTTGTGTGAAACGTAATGCGATGGGAGCAGCCATTGCAACAGTGGCTGCCGATATGGCGATGGCGGGAATTAAGAGTGTGATCCCTGCTGATGAAGTAATTTTAGCGATGTATCGTATTGGATGCAGTATGCCTAATACCCTGAAGGAAACGGCACAAGGCGGGTTGGCGGATACGAAAACAGGTCGTGCAATTGAGGCAAAAATCTTTGGTGTGCCGGTGAATCAGCATGATTGA
- the sdaAB gene encoding L-serine ammonia-lyase, iron-sulfur-dependent, subunit beta: protein MKFKSVFDIIGPVMVGPSSSHTAGAARIGRVARTLFGKQPKKAEITFYGSFAKTYQGHGSDVATVAGILDFDTSDLRLKDSIQIAKDLGIEVILTTSELQTEHPNTSRIKLSDEHDSVEIVGISIGGGKMLITEINGFQLTLSASAPTLLVFHEDRFGMIAKVSEILAEHRVNIGFMEVSRQVRGSLALMIIELDTLVDQVTIQEMESLASIERVLLLPTV, encoded by the coding sequence ATGAAATTTAAAAGCGTTTTCGATATTATTGGACCCGTGATGGTTGGTCCATCCAGTTCACATACAGCCGGAGCGGCTCGAATTGGACGCGTTGCTCGCACTTTGTTTGGTAAACAACCAAAAAAGGCGGAAATCACGTTTTATGGTTCCTTTGCAAAAACCTATCAAGGGCATGGCTCAGATGTAGCGACTGTGGCAGGTATCCTTGATTTCGATACAAGTGATTTACGATTGAAAGATTCTATACAGATAGCAAAAGACTTGGGAATTGAAGTTATTCTTACTACCTCGGAGCTACAGACGGAGCATCCTAACACGTCCCGGATTAAGCTCTCAGATGAGCATGATAGTGTGGAGATCGTTGGAATTTCTATTGGCGGCGGTAAGATGCTGATTACAGAAATTAACGGTTTCCAATTAACGTTGTCAGCCAGTGCACCTACGTTATTGGTGTTTCATGAAGATCGCTTTGGCATGATTGCCAAGGTATCTGAGATTTTGGCCGAACATCGTGTCAATATTGGCTTTATGGAAGTATCTCGACAGGTGCGCGGGAGTCTAGCTCTCATGATTATTGAGCTAGATACGCTTGTTGATCAGGTGACGATTCAGGAGATGGAAAGCTTGGCGTCCATTGAGCGTGTATTATTGTTGCCCACTGTATAA
- a CDS encoding Ger(x)C family spore germination protein, which produces MKKRDKGKVFQLLSFMGACCCLISLSGCGDQLLVEDINLALIYAMDRTPDNQLVVYEMNPIFDKDAKKKFAVYGAKAHTIRQAKEVFNSVAQGQVVVGKLQVVMFGEALLKQEGGIAPYLDVVYRDSKNVGNLLLASVKGSMSDLVHSNFPDKSILPRYITDALQNSSKLNQGIATTLQEFHTLLYDKGITPAIMEVKKDKDGVVVVGTALLDKTGRQQLSLNRRENLYLLMLKRKARTPISYTISVPSALFSQGQSGKQKKEGFVTMNIQEIRPRILTSYQDNQFVFTVNLEFVVRVIERTIFIDLEKEKDKLEHIIGNKMKAEIESLVTKVQQKALDPFGFGWYARAYEYPHWKKVQDQWPAHFSKARVNIIPTIQIESRGVIQ; this is translated from the coding sequence ATGAAAAAGCGGGATAAAGGTAAAGTTTTTCAGTTACTTAGCTTCATGGGTGCCTGTTGCTGTCTAATTAGTTTGAGTGGCTGTGGGGATCAGCTTCTCGTGGAAGATATTAATTTAGCTCTGATTTATGCGATGGATAGGACGCCTGACAATCAGCTAGTGGTGTATGAAATGAACCCTATCTTTGATAAAGATGCTAAAAAAAAATTCGCAGTCTATGGGGCAAAAGCACATACGATTCGGCAAGCGAAAGAAGTGTTTAACAGTGTGGCACAGGGACAGGTAGTTGTAGGAAAATTGCAAGTCGTGATGTTTGGTGAAGCGCTTTTGAAGCAGGAGGGAGGTATTGCTCCTTATCTGGATGTGGTGTATCGTGATTCTAAAAATGTAGGAAATCTCCTGCTCGCGTCGGTAAAAGGATCAATGTCTGATCTCGTACATAGTAACTTTCCTGATAAATCTATCTTGCCGCGCTATATTACGGATGCCCTTCAAAATAGCTCCAAACTTAATCAAGGAATAGCAACCACGCTTCAAGAATTTCATACGTTACTTTACGACAAGGGGATTACGCCAGCTATCATGGAGGTAAAAAAAGATAAGGATGGGGTCGTGGTAGTAGGAACTGCCTTATTGGACAAAACAGGCAGGCAGCAATTATCTTTGAACCGTCGAGAGAATCTATATCTGCTCATGTTGAAACGGAAAGCTAGAACTCCGATCTCTTATACAATATCAGTTCCGTCAGCTCTGTTTTCGCAAGGTCAGTCGGGTAAACAGAAAAAGGAAGGCTTTGTTACGATGAACATTCAAGAAATACGGCCAAGGATTTTGACCTCTTATCAAGATAATCAATTCGTCTTTACGGTCAACCTAGAATTTGTCGTACGTGTCATTGAGCGAACGATCTTTATTGATTTGGAGAAGGAAAAGGATAAGCTGGAACATATAATTGGCAACAAAATGAAGGCGGAAATAGAGTCACTAGTTACAAAGGTACAGCAGAAAGCGTTGGATCCATTTGGTTTTGGATGGTATGCAAGAGCTTATGAGTATCCTCATTGGAAGAAGGTTCAAGATCAGTGGCCTGCTCACTTTTCAAAAGCACGGGTGAATATCATACCTACTATTCAGATAGAAAGCCGAGGAGTGATTCAGTAG
- a CDS encoding spore gernimation protein has translation MKKLIDRKISLLQFILTISGIEVGSSILTLPADLARVTGTDGWISIIIGYLLTILISLCIIGIMSKHPHKTMLEVLNHYLGSFLGKSVMVVWILYSLLGAITIFYTSIYIIKEWVLPNTMTFLIVVLFLLCTYTALRGGVRLICRYQVFVFFFTLWMPLILLFSLKNGHLTFLLPVIKEGWMPVLHGVKVTVLAFLGFEWIFLFYPYLENKKHAVKGVIIANTITLLVYLQITLSCFSFFSPDEITKFIWPTLTLVKPIKFSFLERFEIIYLSFYIFTFSTSVIPYFFFAIENIAQLFHKQDWQVPYVILLVYAISYLFYQPSYTDITYWKEAWQWMGYFVVYTFPVLFLLYTMLVGRWRGRQLNEKAG, from the coding sequence ATGAAAAAATTGATTGATCGAAAAATCTCTTTACTGCAATTTATTTTGACCATCAGTGGAATCGAGGTAGGTAGTAGTATTTTGACTCTACCTGCTGACCTGGCTCGTGTAACTGGTACCGACGGCTGGATTTCTATTATTATCGGATACTTGTTAACGATTCTAATTAGTCTTTGCATTATCGGTATCATGTCTAAACACCCACATAAAACGATGCTCGAGGTGTTGAATCACTATTTAGGTTCTTTTTTAGGTAAATCAGTCATGGTGGTATGGATTCTATATTCATTACTTGGAGCTATCACGATCTTTTATACCAGCATCTATATTATCAAAGAATGGGTATTACCCAATACAATGACATTTCTCATTGTAGTCCTCTTCCTTCTTTGCACGTACACGGCTTTACGGGGGGGCGTTCGACTGATTTGTCGATATCAGGTGTTCGTTTTCTTCTTTACACTGTGGATGCCCCTGATTTTGCTGTTTTCACTAAAGAATGGCCATCTTACGTTCTTGCTACCTGTGATTAAAGAGGGATGGATGCCTGTTCTACATGGGGTGAAGGTAACGGTATTAGCGTTTTTAGGTTTTGAGTGGATATTTTTGTTTTATCCTTATTTAGAGAATAAGAAGCATGCGGTCAAAGGAGTTATCATTGCAAATACCATCACACTGTTGGTATATTTGCAAATTACGTTGAGCTGTTTTTCCTTTTTTAGTCCAGATGAAATCACAAAGTTTATTTGGCCTACACTTACCTTGGTCAAACCGATTAAGTTTTCCTTTTTGGAACGCTTTGAGATCATCTATCTATCCTTCTATATTTTCACTTTTTCCACGTCTGTGATTCCTTACTTTTTCTTTGCAATAGAGAATATTGCCCAACTGTTTCATAAGCAGGACTGGCAAGTACCATACGTTATCTTGCTGGTATATGCGATCAGTTATCTGTTTTATCAGCCTTCGTATACAGATATTACGTATTGGAAAGAGGCGTGGCAATGGATGGGCTATTTTGTCGTATATACGTTTCCAGTGCTCTTTTTGCTGTATACCATGCTGGTTGGTCGATGGAGGGGGCGACAGTTGAATGAAAAAGCGGGATAA